The nucleotide sequence ACGGCTTCCCGTGCGCGCGTGCTGAGCGATGTCACGATCCCCGGCCTCTTCCCGTCCCGTTCGTCCTGCACGGCCCCGTGTGCGGGTGCCCGGCCCGAGGATACGTCGGGCCGCGCGCGACCATCGGTCAAGCGGTCGGGGTCTGTTGGTCCGCGCCGATCGGCCCCGGCTGTGGTACTGCCTTACAGAGACATCGTCACGTTTGAGATGAAATACGGCATTGCCGCGAAAGGTGTCATCTGTGTCAGAGGAAGAACAGGGGCCGGAGGGTCGCCGAGCGGGGGCCGAACGGACCGGCCGGGAAGGGCTGCCGGTGACGGCGGACCTCCCCGGACGTCCGGACCAGCACCACCGTGCCCGTACCGACCGGATCGTCTTCGGCGTCACCGCCGTCCTGACCGTGGCCTTCGTCGTCTGGGGCGCCACGGCCACGGAAAGCCTGGAGAAGGCGTCGAGCGACCTCCTCGAAGGGCTGATCCGCAACGGCGGCTGGGCGTTCATGCTGGCCGCGTCCGGCTTCGTCGTCTTCGCGCTCTGGCTGGCCATCAGCCGCTACGGCCGGATCACCCTCGGCCAGGAGAGCGAGGGGCCGGAGTTCCGGACGGTGTCGTGGATCGCCATGATGTTCAGCGCGGGCATGGGGATCGGCCTGATGTTCTACGGCGTGAGCGAACCGCTCGCGCACTACGGCACCCCGCCGCCCGGCACCCATCCCGTGGACTCGGCCGAGCGGATGCAGACGGCCATGGCCACCACGCTCTTCCACTGGACGCTCCACCCGTGGGCGATCTACGCCGTCGTCGGACTCGCCATCGCGTACTCGACGTTCCGCAAGCGGCGCCGGCAGACGATCAGCGCCGTCTTCGTCCCGCTGATGGGGGAGAAGCGCGCGTACGGCGGACCCGGTCGGGTCATCGACATCCTGGCGATCTTCGCCACGCTGTTCGGCTCGGCCGCCTCGCTCGGGCTCGGCGCGCTCCAGATCGGCAGCGGCTTCGAGGAGCTGGGCTGGATGGAGAAGACGGGCACCGGGCTGCTCGTCGCCATCATCGCCGTCCTGACCGTCGCCTTCGTCCTCTCCGCGGTGTCGGGGGTGGAGAAGGGCATCCAGTGGCTCTCCAACATCAACATGGTGCTCGCCGCGATCCTCGCCGTCTTCGTGTTCGTCGCGGGCCCCACCATCATCGTGCTCGACCTGCTGCCCACCTCGCTCGCCGCCTACTTCGGCGACCTGCCGCAGCTCGCCGGCCGCACGGAGGCGACCAGCGGGGCGAACATCCACGACTGGCTCGGCAGTTGGACGGTCTTCTACTGGGCCTGGTGGATCTCCTGGACGCCCTTCGTCGGCATGTTCATCGCGCGGATCAGCCGGGGCAGGACCATCCGGCAGTTCGTCGGCGGAGTCATCCTGGTGCCCAGCACGGTCAGTCTGATCTGGTTCGCCGTCTTCGGCGGCACGGCGATGAAGCTCAGCGAGCAGGGCGATCTGGCGGGGGAGAGCACCCCGGAGGGGCAACTCTTCGGCGTGCTCCAGGAGTTCCCGATCGCCGGTGCGATGAGTCTGCTCGTGATGATCCTGGTCGGCATCTTCTTCGTGTCGGGCGCGGACGCCGCATCGATCGTGATGGGCACGCTCTCCCAGCGGGGCGCCTTCGAACCCACCCGCCCCGAGGTGGTCTTCTGGGGCGTGGTGACCGGAGCCGTCGCCGCCATCATGCTCCTCATCGGCGACGGCCAGGGCGACGCCCTCGCGGGCCTGCAGAACCTCACCATCCTGGTCGCGGCGCCGTTCGTCCTCGTGATGATCGGCATGTGCGTCGCCCTGATGCGGGACCTCCGCAAGGACCCGCTGATCGTCCGGGGCGAGGTCGGCGTCGAGGTCGTCGAACTCGCCGTGATCGCCGGCCACGAGCAGTACGACGGCGACTTCGAGCTGAGGATCGGCCCGGGCACCCAGGACGCCGGCGACCCCTGACCCACCCGGCTCCCGGGCCGTGACCGCTCATGCCCGGCCGGCGGCCTTCTGGGTCCTGCGGGACAGGGAGTCGACGACCACGGCGGCCAGCAGGACCGAACCCGTGATCATGAACTGGACGGCGTTGCTGACACCCATGATGTTCATGCCCGACTGGATGGAGCCGATCACCAGCGCACCCAGCAGCGCCGACCACACCGAGCCGCGGCCGCCGAAGAGGCTCGTACCGCCGATGACGGCCGCGGCGATCACGTTCATCAGGAGGTTGCCGCCGCCGGACGTCTGACTGGCCGACTGGATCTGGCCCGCCAGGAAGATGCCGCCGATCGCCGCCATCGTCCCGGCGATCGAGAACACGCTCATCCGGACGAACGCCACGCTGATGCCCGCCCTGCGCGCGCCCTCGATGTTGCCGCCGACCGCGAAGATGCGGCGGCCGTACGTGGTGCGCCGGAGCACGAAGTCCAGGAGCACCAGCAGGATCAGGAAGATGAGGAGCGCCAGCGGCAGGCCTTGGTACTGGTTGAGGATGTACGCCGCGGCGAACGCGAGGGCCGCGATCACGACGGTCCGCAGGACGATCTCGCCGACCGGCCGGAACGGCACCCGGGCGGCCCGCCGCCGCTGGGCGTCCAGGAGCGAGGCCGCCAGGAACAGTCCGACCCCGACCGCCGCCGTCACATAGGCGGCCGCCGGGCTGTGGTAGATCGTCGAGTACAGCTTGGAGACGATGCTCTCGCCGGGGATGTTGACCGTGCCGCTGGTGCCGAGCACCTGGAGCATCAGTCCGTTCCAGGCGAGGTTGCCCGCCAGTGTCACCACGAACGCCGGGACGCCGACCTTCGCGAAGAAGAACCCGTGGATCAGCCCGACGGCCGCACCGCCCGCAATCGCGACGAGCAGCGCGAGCCACTCGTTCATGCCGTTCAGGACGTTGAGCACGGCGAAGATCGCGGCGCACAGTCCGCTCACCGAGCCGACCGACAGGTCGATCTCGCCGAGCAGCAGGACGAAGACGATCCCGACCGCGATCATGCCCGTGCCGACGATCTGCTGGCTGAGGTCGGACAGGTTCTGCGCCGAGAGGAACGTGCTGTTCAGACTGCCGAACACGGTCCAGATGATGATCACCGCGAGGACGACGGGCAGTGAGCCGAGTTCGCCGCTGCGCATCTTGCGCCGGAACTCGTCGACGTATCCCTTGACCCCCTCCTCGCGGACGAGGAGGCGGGCGTCGACGGCGGGCACCGCGCCCGGTGCCGGTTCCTGGCTCGCGGTGTCGTCGGCGGGGGAGGGGCCGCGGCCTCGGTCGCGCTTCATCGCTCCTCCTCCTGCTCCCGCTTGCGCGCCTGGCGGCGGGTGACGGCGCTGTCGGTGGCCCCGGTGATGGCCGAGATGATCTCCTCGGTCGTCGTGGAGCGCTTGTCGAAGAAGCCGTTGTTCCGGCCGAGCCGCATCACCGCGATCCGGTCGGCGACCGCCATCACGTCCACCATGTTGTGGCTGATCAGGATGGTGCCGAGGCCCTGCTCGCGGAGCCGCTCGACGAGGTCGAGCACCTCGGCCGTCTGCTCCACGCCGAGGGCGGCGGTGGGCTCGTCCAGGATGACGACCTTCGGCGCGCCGATGAGGGAGCGGGCGATCGCCACCGTCTGGCGCTGACCGCCGGAGAGGGAGGCGACGGGGATGCGGACGCTCGGGATGCGGATCGACAGGGTGTCGAGCAGCTCGCGCGCCCGCTGGTCCATCCGGACCTCGTCCAGGACGCCGAAGCGCCGCAGTTCGCGGCCGAGGAAGAGATTGGCGACCACGTCGAGGTTGTCGCACAGGGCCAGGTCCTGGTAGACGGTGGCGATCCCGAGGTTCTGTGCGTCGTGCGGCCGGTGGATGGAGACCGGCTTCCCCTCCCAGGTGATGACGCCCTCGTCGGGCGGGTTCACCCCGGCGATGGACTTGACGGCGGTCGACTTGCCGGCGCCGTTGTCGCCGACGAGGGCGACCACCTCACCGGCGTGCACGTCCAGGTCGAAGTCCTTCAGCGCCTGGACCGCGCCGAACCGCTTGGAGATCCCCCGCAGGGAGAGCACGGGTGATTCCGACACCGGAACCGCCTCCTCCGCTCGCCCGCCCGCGCGGGCCGCTCCGCCCCGTGGGGGCGGGGCGGAAGGGCCGTCGCGCGACGGGATGGAATCCGGACGCGGCTACTGGAGGCCGGCGTCCTTGCACGCAGCGGCGTACGTCGGGGTGCAGATCTCCTGGACCGTGTAGAGGCCGTCCTTGACGACGGTGTCCTTGATGTTGGTCTTGTCGACCACGACCGGAGTGAGCAGGTTGGCCGGGACCTTCTCGCCGCTGCCGCTGGTGACGGTGGTGGGCGTCAGGTCGGCCGGCAGCGCCTTGCCCTCGGCGAGGTTCACGGCCATCGTGGCCGCGATGTCGGCCTCCGGCTTGTACGGCTTCTCGACGGTGATCGTCTGGGTGCCGAGCAGGATCCGCTGGATCGCGTCGAGCTGGGCGTCCTGGCCGGTCAGCGGCACGTTCATGCCCGCCGCCTTCAGGGCGGTGGCGATGCCGGCGGCCAGGCCGTCGTTGGCCGAGTAGACCCCGACGATCTTGTCCTTGCCCAGGGCGCTGATCGCGCCGGACATCTGCTGGTTGGCGTTGTTCGGGTCCCAGTTCGGCGTGTCGTACTCCTTGCCGATCTTCACCTTGCCGTCCAGGACCGAATGCGCGCCGGCCTTGAACTCGGCCGCGTTCGGGTCGGTCGGCGACCCGTTGTGCATCACGATCTCGCCGCTCCCGGCCTTGTCGCCGAGCGCGTCGAGGAGCGCCTTGCCCTGCAGCTCGCCCACCTTGCGGTTGTCGTACGAGACGTACGCGTCGACCGGGCCCTGCGCGAGACGGTCGTACGCCACGACCTTCACGCCCGCGTCCCGGGCCTTCTGCACCGACGACTGGATCGACTTGGCGTCCACGGCGTCCAGGATGAGGACCTTGTCGCCCTTGGCGAGCGCCGTGTTCACCTGCTGTTGCTGGGTCGTGGCGCTCTCGGCCGCGTTGTAGTAGTCGATCTGGGCGTTCGGAGCCAGTTCCTTGATCTTGGCCTCGATGTACGGCCGGTCGAACTTCTCGTACCGCGTGGTCTTGCTCTCCGGCAGCAGCAGACCGATCCTCACGTCGCCCTGAGCGGCCGATCCCGCGTCCGGCTGGACGGCCCCGCTGGTCGCCACCACTCCGAGGCAGAGGGCGGTGGCTCCCGCGAGGGCTATCGCGCCCCGCAATGTACGGGTCATGGGAGGCTCCTTCCGTACGCCCCCTCCCGCCGCCGGGTGAGCGCGGGAACGAGGATGCACATGTGGCCTATATATCGACATTAGCGTCAAGCTGGGGACCGGCAAGCGGGTGAGCCGGCACCGCCCCGGCCGTGCGCCGATGCCCCGGCCGTGCGCCGACGCCCCGGGGTGGGGCACCCTGGCGTCCGTGCCGACGCCTCTGACCCTCGCCTCCCGCGACCCCCTCGCCCTCGCCGTCACCGAGGCCGTCACCACCGGCGACCTCGACACCCTGCGCGGTCTGCTCGCCGCGCACCCCGGGCTCGCCCGGGCCCGGGTCGTCGAGGACCGGGAGGGCCGCGGCCCCGGCGGGCGGACCCTCCTCCACCTCGCCACCGACTGGCCGGGTCACCGGCCCCGGGGCCCCGAGACCGTCGCCCTGCTGGTCGCCGCCGGGGCCGACCCCGACGCCCGCTTCACCGGGGCCCACCGCGAGACGCCGCTGCACTGGGCGGCGAGCAACGACGACGTCCCGATGATCGACGCGCTGGTCACCGCCGGAGCCGACATCGAGGCCGACGGCGGCGTCATCGCCGACGGCACGCCGCTGGCCGACGCCCGCGCCTTCGGACAGTGGCGCGCCGCCCGCCGCCTGCTGGAACTCGGCGCCCGCCCCACCTTCCAGGACGCCGCCACCCTCGGCCTCCTCGACCGGGTCGAGGCCCGCCTCACCGCGACCCCGCCACCCTCGCCCGAGGAGATCACCCAGGCCTTCTGGGGTGCCTGCGAGGGCGGCCGGCTGCCCACCGCTGCCCTCCTGCTCGACTCCGGCGCGGACATCGACTGGATCGGCTGGAACGACCTCACCCCGCTCGACGTCGCCCGCGCCGAGAACGCCGAGGAGGTCGTCGCCTGGCTCACGGCCCGCGGCGCACGGCCCCGCACCGGGTGACCGACGTGCCGCAGGGCCTCGGTACACGTCAGTACACGTCCCGGACGTACCGCCTGTCCGCCGCCAGCTGCTTGACGTAGACCCCCGCCGACTCCTCGTCGAGGCCGCCATGGGTGACCGCGATGTCACGCAACGCCCGGTCGACGTCCTTCGCCATCCGCGCCGCGTCGCCGCACACGTAGAAGTGCGCGCCCGACTGCAGCCAGGACCACAGCTGCGGTCCGCGCTCCCGCATCCGGTCCTGCACGTACACCTTCGTCCGCTGGTCACGGGAGAAGGCGGTGTCGAGCCGGTCCAGGGTGCCGTCGGCGAGGAACCCGGTGAGCTCTTCGGCGTAGTAGAAGTCGGTGGCGCGGTGCTGCTCGCCGAAGAACAGCCAGTTCGGGGCCCGGTGGCCGAGCGCCCGGCGCTCGTCGAGGAATCCCAGGAACGGGGCCACGCCCGTACCGGGACCGACCATCACCATCGGCGTGCTGGGGTCCGCCGGGGGCCGGAAGTGCGGGGCGGACCGGACGAACACCGGCACCGGGGCGCCCGGTTCGGCATCGGCGAGGAACGGCGAGCAGACCCCCTTGCGGGGCCGCCCGCGAAGGTTCTCGTAGCGTACGACGGAGACGGTCAGGGACACCTGGTGCGGGTCGGTGAGCGGGCTCGACGAGATCGAGTACAGCCGTGGCACGAGCCGTCCCAGCACGTCCGCCCAGTCCTGCGCCGTGGCGCGTACGGAGTGCTCGGCGAGGACGTCCACCGCCTGCCGGCCCCAGGTCCACCGGGCCAGGCCGTCCTTGTTGTCGGGCCGCAGGAGCCGCTTCAGGTCCCGGTCCCCGGTCCGCTCGGTGACGAAGCCGAGGAGGGCCGGGGTGACCCGCGTGATGTCGAGGTGACGGTGCAGGGCCTCGCCGAACGGGACAGGGCCGTGACCGGGGAGCGCCACGGCGGAGTCCGCGTCGAGTCCGGTCACCGCCAGCCATTCGGCCACGAGCTCCGGGCAGTTGACGGGCCGCACCCCGAGGGCGTCCCCGGCCTCGTAGCTGAGCGGCGCCCCGGTCCCGCTGGTGTCGAAGGTGAAACGGCGCACCTCCTTGCCCGCGCCCGGCAGGCTGAGCAGCCGGTTGCCGACCAGCCGGGCCGGTGTGGTGACGGGCCCGGACCGGCGGGCGGGCGCGGCGGTCGGCCCGGGTACCGGGGCCGGCGCGGAGGCCCGCGCGGCCTCGGGAGCCCGCGCCGTCTCCGACAGACCGGCGAGGACCTGGTCGAGCCAGGCGAGTGCGGACGGCTCGTAGTCGGGTTCGCAGTCCGTACGGGGAGCGAGCCGGACGCCGCCGAGTTCGTCGAGGCGATGGTCCAGGCGCCGCCCGTGCCCGCAGAAGTCCCCGTACGAGGAGTCCCCGAGGGCCAGGACCGCGTAGCGGCGCCCGTCGAGGCGCGGGGTGTCGGGCGCGGCCAGCGCGTCCCAGAAGCCCGAGCCGTTGTCGGGCGCGTCCCCGTCCCCGAACGTGCTGGTGATGAGCAGGAGGTCGGCGGCCGGCGGCAGCGCCGTGAGGTCGGTCTCGTCCATTCCCGCGAGCGCCGCCCGGTGGCCGGCCGACAGGAGCCGCTCGGCGGCCGCCGCCGCGAAGTCCTCGGCGTTGCCGGTCTGCGAGGCCCACAGGACGACGACCTCGCGGCCCGCCGTGGCCGCGGCGCCGACGGCCGGGGCCTGCGGCGCGCGGGAGTACAGGCCGGCCAGGACACCGTTCACCCAGCGGGCGTGGTCCTCGCGGAACGGCGCCCCCGGCGGCAGGACGGGGACGCCGGGCGCGCCCGTCTCCAGACCGGCGAGGAAGCCCACGAGGTACTGCCGCTCCTCGGCGGTCAGCACCGGCGGCGGTGCGGGGTCCAGCCCGAAGGCCGCGGCGGGACCGGGCGCCGGGCCGCCGGCCGGGATCACCACCCCGGGGACCGGGACGGGCTCGGGGGCCTCGGGGGCTCGGGTCGTGGCCGCGGGGACGGGCGACTTCGTCAGCCGCACCGCGCAGACCTTCAGCTCGGGCTGGAAGGAGAGCGGGTCGACGGCGTCGTTGGTGACGGCGTTGACGCTCAGGTCCGCGCCGAAGAGGTCGTTCCAGTGGAAGGGGGCGAAGCAACTGCCCGGCGCCACCCGGTCGGTGACCACCGCCGGGAGCACGGCCCTGCCGCGCCGGGAGGCGATCTCCACGGGATCGCCGTCCGTGACGCCCTGCCGCAGGGCGTCCTCGGGGTGCAGCTCGACGAAGGGCTCCGGGTTGAGCTTGTTGAGCTTGGCGACCTTCGCGGTCTTGGTGAGGGTGTGCCACTGGTGCTGGAGCCGGCCGGTGTTGAGGACGAACGGGTAGTCGTCGTCGGGCATCTCGGCCGGGTCGATGTGCGGCCTGGCGTGGAAGACCGCGCGGCCGCTCGCGGTGGGGAACACGGGGCCCCCGGAGCCGGCCGAGTCGGAGCCCGCCGCGTCGGAGCCGGAGCCGCGCACGTACCGGACGGGGTTCCGCGCCGGCCCTCCGCTCGCGGCCGGCCACTGCACGGGAGTGGTGCGCAGCCGCTCGTACGACACCCCGCTCAGGTCGTACCCGGTTTTCGGGTTCCCGGCGCGCCTGATCTCCTCGAAGACCTCCTCGGCACTGTCGTAGGAGAAGGCCTTCTCGTACCCCATCGCGTGGGCGACCCGGGCGATGATCCGCCAGTCGGCGAGGGCCTCGCCCGGCGGGTCGACGGCCGGGCGGGCGAGGGTGAGGTTGCGTTCGCTGTTGACCAGCACGCCCTCGGTCTCGGTCCAGAGGGCCGCGGGCAGCACGACGTCGGCGTAGGCGTTGGTCTCGGTGTC is from Streptomyces venezuelae ATCC 10712 and encodes:
- a CDS encoding BCCT family transporter; this translates as MPVTADLPGRPDQHHRARTDRIVFGVTAVLTVAFVVWGATATESLEKASSDLLEGLIRNGGWAFMLAASGFVVFALWLAISRYGRITLGQESEGPEFRTVSWIAMMFSAGMGIGLMFYGVSEPLAHYGTPPPGTHPVDSAERMQTAMATTLFHWTLHPWAIYAVVGLAIAYSTFRKRRRQTISAVFVPLMGEKRAYGGPGRVIDILAIFATLFGSAASLGLGALQIGSGFEELGWMEKTGTGLLVAIIAVLTVAFVLSAVSGVEKGIQWLSNINMVLAAILAVFVFVAGPTIIVLDLLPTSLAAYFGDLPQLAGRTEATSGANIHDWLGSWTVFYWAWWISWTPFVGMFIARISRGRTIRQFVGGVILVPSTVSLIWFAVFGGTAMKLSEQGDLAGESTPEGQLFGVLQEFPIAGAMSLLVMILVGIFFVSGADAASIVMGTLSQRGAFEPTRPEVVFWGVVTGAVAAIMLLIGDGQGDALAGLQNLTILVAAPFVLVMIGMCVALMRDLRKDPLIVRGEVGVEVVELAVIAGHEQYDGDFELRIGPGTQDAGDP
- a CDS encoding sugar ABC transporter permease; this translates as MKRDRGRGPSPADDTASQEPAPGAVPAVDARLLVREEGVKGYVDEFRRKMRSGELGSLPVVLAVIIIWTVFGSLNSTFLSAQNLSDLSQQIVGTGMIAVGIVFVLLLGEIDLSVGSVSGLCAAIFAVLNVLNGMNEWLALLVAIAGGAAVGLIHGFFFAKVGVPAFVVTLAGNLAWNGLMLQVLGTSGTVNIPGESIVSKLYSTIYHSPAAAYVTAAVGVGLFLAASLLDAQRRRAARVPFRPVGEIVLRTVVIAALAFAAAYILNQYQGLPLALLIFLILLVLLDFVLRRTTYGRRIFAVGGNIEGARRAGISVAFVRMSVFSIAGTMAAIGGIFLAGQIQSASQTSGGGNLLMNVIAAAVIGGTSLFGGRGSVWSALLGALVIGSIQSGMNIMGVSNAVQFMITGSVLLAAVVVDSLSRRTQKAAGRA
- a CDS encoding ATP-binding cassette domain-containing protein, which produces MSESPVLSLRGISKRFGAVQALKDFDLDVHAGEVVALVGDNGAGKSTAVKSIAGVNPPDEGVITWEGKPVSIHRPHDAQNLGIATVYQDLALCDNLDVVANLFLGRELRRFGVLDEVRMDQRARELLDTLSIRIPSVRIPVASLSGGQRQTVAIARSLIGAPKVVILDEPTAALGVEQTAEVLDLVERLREQGLGTILISHNMVDVMAVADRIAVMRLGRNNGFFDKRSTTTEEIISAITGATDSAVTRRQARKREQEEER
- a CDS encoding sugar ABC transporter substrate-binding protein; this encodes MTRTLRGAIALAGATALCLGVVATSGAVQPDAGSAAQGDVRIGLLLPESKTTRYEKFDRPYIEAKIKELAPNAQIDYYNAAESATTQQQQVNTALAKGDKVLILDAVDAKSIQSSVQKARDAGVKVVAYDRLAQGPVDAYVSYDNRKVGELQGKALLDALGDKAGSGEIVMHNGSPTDPNAAEFKAGAHSVLDGKVKIGKEYDTPNWDPNNANQQMSGAISALGKDKIVGVYSANDGLAAGIATALKAAGMNVPLTGQDAQLDAIQRILLGTQTITVEKPYKPEADIAATMAVNLAEGKALPADLTPTTVTSGSGEKVPANLLTPVVVDKTNIKDTVVKDGLYTVQEICTPTYAAACKDAGLQ
- a CDS encoding ankyrin repeat domain-containing protein: MPTPLTLASRDPLALAVTEAVTTGDLDTLRGLLAAHPGLARARVVEDREGRGPGGRTLLHLATDWPGHRPRGPETVALLVAAGADPDARFTGAHRETPLHWAASNDDVPMIDALVTAGADIEADGGVIADGTPLADARAFGQWRAARRLLELGARPTFQDAATLGLLDRVEARLTATPPPSPEEITQAFWGACEGGRLPTAALLLDSGADIDWIGWNDLTPLDVARAENAEEVVAWLTARGARPRTG
- a CDS encoding bifunctional nitrate reductase/sulfite reductase flavoprotein subunit alpha; amino-acid sequence: MLLDVGLGPDGRRTVLKATGDKDHPANQGRLCTKGATTAELLAAPGRLTTALVRHERGAGLVPADTDRVLTDTARRLRAIVDEHGPDAVALYVSGQLSLEAQYLANKLAKGFIGTPWIESNSRLCMASAGTGYKLSLGADGPPGSYDDLDQADVFLVIGSNMADCHPVLFLRMMERVKAGAKLIVVDPRRTATAEKADLFLRIRPGTDLALLNGLLHLLHENGHTDAGFIAAHTEGWEAMPPFLADYPPAAVTRVTGIPEQDIRSAAEWIGTAGEWTSCWTMGLNQSTHGTWNTNALVNLHLATGAICRPGSGPFSLTGQPNAMGGREMGYMGPGLPGQRSALVAEDRAFTEELWDLPPGTIREDGSGQGTVDLFRRMADGEIKACWIICTNPVASVGNRSTVVEGLRAAELVITQDAFADTETNAYADVVLPAALWTETEGVLVNSERNLTLARPAVDPPGEALADWRIIARVAHAMGYEKAFSYDSAEEVFEEIRRAGNPKTGYDLSGVSYERLRTTPVQWPAASGGPARNPVRYVRGSGSDAAGSDSAGSGGPVFPTASGRAVFHARPHIDPAEMPDDDYPFVLNTGRLQHQWHTLTKTAKVAKLNKLNPEPFVELHPEDALRQGVTDGDPVEIASRRGRAVLPAVVTDRVAPGSCFAPFHWNDLFGADLSVNAVTNDAVDPLSFQPELKVCAVRLTKSPVPAATTRAPEAPEPVPVPGVVIPAGGPAPGPAAAFGLDPAPPPVLTAEERQYLVGFLAGLETGAPGVPVLPPGAPFREDHARWVNGVLAGLYSRAPQAPAVGAAATAGREVVVLWASQTGNAEDFAAAAAERLLSAGHRAALAGMDETDLTALPPAADLLLITSTFGDGDAPDNGSGFWDALAAPDTPRLDGRRYAVLALGDSSYGDFCGHGRRLDHRLDELGGVRLAPRTDCEPDYEPSALAWLDQVLAGLSETARAPEAARASAPAPVPGPTAAPARRSGPVTTPARLVGNRLLSLPGAGKEVRRFTFDTSGTGAPLSYEAGDALGVRPVNCPELVAEWLAVTGLDADSAVALPGHGPVPFGEALHRHLDITRVTPALLGFVTERTGDRDLKRLLRPDNKDGLARWTWGRQAVDVLAEHSVRATAQDWADVLGRLVPRLYSISSSPLTDPHQVSLTVSVVRYENLRGRPRKGVCSPFLADAEPGAPVPVFVRSAPHFRPPADPSTPMVMVGPGTGVAPFLGFLDERRALGHRAPNWLFFGEQHRATDFYYAEELTGFLADGTLDRLDTAFSRDQRTKVYVQDRMRERGPQLWSWLQSGAHFYVCGDAARMAKDVDRALRDIAVTHGGLDEESAGVYVKQLAADRRYVRDVY